The proteins below are encoded in one region of Oryzias melastigma strain HK-1 linkage group LG9, ASM292280v2, whole genome shotgun sequence:
- the LOC112138450 gene encoding LOW QUALITY PROTEIN: oocyte zinc finger protein XlCOF15-like (The sequence of the model RefSeq protein was modified relative to this genomic sequence to represent the inferred CDS: deleted 1 base in 1 codon), whose protein sequence is MNECDRSFSYAYKLKRHMRTHTEEKSFSCKECDRNFSDKYYLKTHMRTHTGEKPFSCKECDRGFSTKSSLKEHIRIHTGEKPFSCKECDRSFCTKSSLKIHMRTHTGEKPFLCKECDRNFSTKSNLKEHMRTHTGEKPFLCQECNTSYNRISNLKSHTRTHTGEKPFSCEECDRSFSQSNHLKRHMRTHTGEKPFSCKKCDRSFSIKSSLRKHTRTHTGENFIF, encoded by the exons ATGAacgaatgtgacagaagttttagttaTGCATATAAACTTaagagacacatgagaactcatacagaaGAGAAGTCTTTTTCATGTAAAGAGTGTGACAGAAATTTTAGCGATAAATAttatctcaaaacacacatgagaactcatacgggagagaagcctttctcgtgtaaagaatgtgatagagGTTTTAGTACTAAATCTAGTCTCAAAGAACACATTcgaattcatacaggagagaagcctttctcgtgtaaagaatgtgacagaagtttttgtACTAAATCTAGTCTCAaaatacacatgagaactcatacaggagagaagcctttcttgtgtaaagaatgtgacagaaatTTTAGTACTAAATCTAATCTCAAagaacacatgagaactcatacaggagagaagccttttttgtgtcaaGAATGTAATACAAGTTATAATCGAATATCTAATCTCAAATCACACacgagaactcatacaggagaaaagcctttttcatgtgaagaatgtgacagaagttttagtcaaagtaatcatctcaaaagacacatgagaactcatacaggagagaagcct ttttcgtgtaaaaaatgtgacagaagttttagtatTAAATCTAgtctcagaaaacacacaagaactcatacaggagagaattttattttttaa